From the Fibrobacter sp. UWB11 genome, the window CTTTCGCAAACGGGTACGTTCGATGGTGACGAACAGAACTTGATTCAGGCAAAGGGCAAAACATACACGCTCACGAGCCTGTTGCGCAGTGCTGAACTCGCAGAACGTTTCAAGGGTGGCGCATTTGCGACAATTTATTTGGCCCCGTTTAATTACCACCGTATCCACAGCCCTGTTAAGGGAAACCTCGTGCTTTCAAGCTACTGCCCGGGTACGCTTTGGCCGGTGAATGTCGGGAGCGTCGAACGTGTTGAAGGTCTTTTCTGCATCAACGAACGCTTGACCAGCCAACTGCGTTTGGCGGACGGTTCCGAAGTGCTCGTGGTTAAGGTCGGTGCAACGAACGTTGGCCGCATTGGCGTTGTGTATAATGATTCTATCTTGACGAATGCAGGCAAGCTCCCTCGCGATAAAAAACGTTTGGATTGGGTTCCAAATAAAGAATTTCCGTTTGAACGCGGCGATGAACTTGGTCGATTTGAAATGGGCAGTACCGTGATTCTCGTGGTCGATAAAAATATCCGCGAACGTCATCCGGATTTGTTCAAGTCGCGTCTTGGTCAGGCCGTGAAGGTGGGCGAGGCTCTCTAGTTGGTCTCGGTAAAGCGGTTCATTCACGACGAGCCTGCGCTATTCAAGGCTTCAAAGGCTTTTGTCGCGCAGCTTTTTCGCTGTGCCGATCCGATAGTTTACGTTGCGTGCAAACTATCGGATAAAAATGAACAAATTGCATGGACTTTGCTTGGGAGCGCTCTTTTTCAGGAACGCTCCTATCCCGAAATTTTGCGGTTGATGTTGGCCTTGCACGAACGGTTTCCGGGCGATAAACTTTGGTCGCTCCCCGTACCAAAGGGCGGCGAAATCGAAGAGGTCGTGGAACAGACGTTCAATAGCCGCAATTGGTCTGTGTTCGAAAATGTTGCCGGAATTTTCTGGAGTGTAGGGCTTTTTGTCCGTCACCATCCCGATTTGGTTGCCTGGATGCGCGAACGCACTCCCGAAGAAATGTGGCGCGACTTGGGCGAAATCTATTTCATGGGGCGTTCTAACCCACGTCCGAAGGCTTGCGCTGCGATTTACCGTCTGATTGCGCCTGCTCCACTCGGGCTCGGGCTTGCTTACCGTGAATGTGCAAAGATGCCTCCGCTGCCGCTTACAATGGGTGCCCGCCGCTTTCTTGCCATGCTAGGCCCTGCTAAGGAAGATAACTTTTCCGAGCTGGATTCCAAAGAAAAACAAAAACTGGCAAATGAGTTTTTTGTCGCGCTAGCTCCCGAAAATCCCTACTTTGCAGCCCATTCGTTGCAGTTCTTTCTTGAAAACGGAACGAACGGTTTTATTTGTCGTGAACTGACTGCGAATTGTTCCGAGTGTCCTCTTTATGAGTATTGCAATTACGCCGAAGTTCGCAAACGTTATTGATGTATGCTAAATTTTATTCGTATGAATCGATTCCCGTTCAAAAAGCATAAGACTACGGCGCTATTTAGGAGCCTGCTTGGTGCTGCACTTTGTGTTTCCTTGTTTGCATGCGAACAGAAAGTTGATGAAACGGTCGATTACACGCTGATGTGCTACAACGATATTTGGCCAATGGATGAAATCCATATAAACGACGGCTCAAACTACGACATCAAGGCGCTTGAGAAAAAAATCGATTTGCGTTACCCGATGATGCTTGGCGACACGCTCGACGTGACGATTCTTGAATTTAAGAGTGACGTCTATGCGTTGGATTATTACATCAATAGCGGACGCTTCCAGGGAATTGTGCCTATTTTGCGCGGAGCGTTCTTGGAACAAAGTATTCGTTCTGGTGCGCGTATTTTCGTTTTCAAGCACGACAGCTTCCGCCGTTACGAACGTAGCGACCTCGAAAGTTACGTCCGCCGTTACCCGAATCCGCGTCATGGCGGTTTCCCGCAAGAATTCCTGAGCCTCCCGTTTGAACATCGTGAACCGGGGCACACTTCCATCCAGACCAAGTATTTCATTGGAGTCAAGGCTTATTTCCCAGTGCTTGCGCAGAGTTACCGCGATGCGGACTTGCAGTGGAATGTGGCTCGCAGTTGGGACCTTGTAGACGAAAATGATTTTATCGCCTGGGGGCGTCAACTGAATATTGTGCATCCGAAGGGAATTTATCGCGAAGCATCAACTCTTTACTTTGATGCGGGCGAGGGTGTGAACGGTATGGCAACGAGACTGCCGGGCGGTCGTGTGGTGGCGGTGTGGGGTTACCTCGATTGGACCGATCTGGAACGTAAGTTCTTTACCGCAAGTGACCGCGTCTACGGCGCACGATACTAATTTTTTATTACTATATTCAGAATATGGCTATTGAAAAACTTGCAGAAACTCTTTTGGAAAAGCTCCGCTATATCACCAAGGCGGAAACTGTAATTGGCGAACCTATCCAGGCGGGCGAATCGACCGTGGTGCCCGTGAGCCGCGTTTCTCTTGGCTTTGGCTTCGGCGGCCTTCAAGGGAAGGGTGACACGTCTGCATCTGGCGGTGGCGCTTCTGTCGAACCGGTGGCGTTCCTCGTCATCAAGGGCGACGATGTGCGCATCATGCCGA encodes:
- the asd gene encoding archaetidylserine decarboxylase (Phosphatidylserine decarboxylase is synthesized as a single chain precursor. Generation of the pyruvoyl active site from a Ser is coupled to cleavage of a Gly-Ser bond between the larger (beta) and smaller (alpha chains). It is an integral membrane protein.), with the protein product MNTPFYVFMKLLPKNAASRVFGAFTRLRIPFLSKFARNAFASYYKLDMAEAEYPLSHYKNIGELFIRRLKPGMRPVADAEIVSPVDGVLSQTGTFDGDEQNLIQAKGKTYTLTSLLRSAELAERFKGGAFATIYLAPFNYHRIHSPVKGNLVLSSYCPGTLWPVNVGSVERVEGLFCINERLTSQLRLADGSEVLVVKVGATNVGRIGVVYNDSILTNAGKLPRDKKRLDWVPNKEFPFERGDELGRFEMGSTVILVVDKNIRERHPDLFKSRLGQAVKVGEAL
- a CDS encoding GerW family sporulation protein; the encoded protein is MAIEKLAETLLEKLRYITKAETVIGEPIQAGESTVVPVSRVSLGFGFGGLQGKGDTSASGGGASVEPVAFLVIKGDDVRIMPITKDSSLVSKVMDIVPDVMNKFTGKKSLNDV